The Rhodamnia argentea isolate NSW1041297 chromosome 7, ASM2092103v1, whole genome shotgun sequence genome contains the following window.
aagtataTGGAGTGTTATGCAGTGACAAACTTGGGAAGCATCCAGGAGAGATTGCCCACTGGTTTTCCCCCAAAACCATGGGAAACATCAGTCCCCTCTTATCCCAAAAGACAAAGTCCAAGAAACTTTggcatttctttattttctttgttaacgCCCCCTTCTGTTTTTCATTCATTGTCTTGTCCCCACGATCCTCAGTCTCCTTTATTACATATTAACAATTTGCTGAGGGTGTGGTTTATTTTCCACctcgaaaagaagaaaacatgtGGGTCCTGTTTATGAATAGTTAttgacatatatattttttcgcttgtaattgagtgatgtaataagAAGTGTGAGATGTTAATTATAGTGTAATCCTCTGTTAGACGTATtcctagtttaaggatgaatcataataaaaatctcgtgtctcaatttttctttctcgcttttacatTTTACTTCATTGCGATTGTGTGCTGAGTCCCGACACAATGGAGGGTTCGATCTAGTGGTAATTTCAggtcaaaattagtcgaatgggctcaattgacaaagagtgaaaagatttaggatttaattggtaaaatcgaaaggtttgtgactaaactaacaaaaatgcaatggatttatgacttttctgacaaattttcctctttttctgcGTATAGCATCGGACAAGAATGGCTGATCCATCGGACAAGAATGGCTGATCCAACTAAAACTAATGAACTTTCTTCATTTCCATCAACATTTTTCTTTCGGTATTCTCAAGAGTGGCATTGGGAATGCAtggatagaaaaataaaagctaAGAAAATGGACTCTTTCATTCTCTATCAATGTTCATTACTTTGCTTGCTCACCAATCTATATATGCATACCAATGTTGAAAGTTTCACTCGCCGAAGAAAATTAGTCCAAGATGGACAAAAGTTCATCTCTTTGAAATCAGAGACTAAGCAATAAAGCATATGCTTGTCAACAGGTACTTCCTCAAGCTTGATCATTTAAGGTGCGCATGACTTTTGGAAtagaatttctgctccataagTGTTTTTAGAGTgtaaatctatttggtaatgcaacttacggagtagaaattcgtttagttacacaattttttttttctacttctatatttttttgctcgaagaagcaaaagaaatttccttctctttagaaatagaaaaatcaccAGGCTCGTGAATGGTAGTCAGGTCACCATGCTCGTGATCACAGCTGTTCTAAAAccggagaaaaaagagaaaggaaactAGCCCTACGTACGACAAGAAGACCATCAGCAACCCTCTGCTCGGCACCTTCACAAGTGAGTGAGGATCATGTTGCCGTAAATGTAGCCTAGTTGTATGAATGTTGTACTCGGTGCAATATTTTTAGTCATATACCGGACCGCCATAGATTTCTTCGTTCCCCCCCAGTTCAGAACTTTTGAGATTAGTTATGCTGTTTTGACTATTAGAAAATCGCATCCAATACTATCACGGTGAATATGATAATCCGCTGGTACGTGAAGGTACAGTACCAGAGGGGTCAAGTAGAGCAGTGCAATTGAATTTCAGAGACACTTCACTTGCTCATCAGATGTCGTTGCTGAAACTTAGTTTACGGTCGGTCCCCGAGACTCAAGTTAAAGCTCTGCCTTTACTCGAAACTCGAGATATTAAAACTTGGCTCGGGGCTGTTAGACAATCAAACTTTCTTATTGATGTCGCTAGTTTAATTGTTGCTAGATGGTTGCTTGTAGATGTGGATATTATTCCATCTAGTGTTTTCCTCAGTTTCCGTATCGCATTTCTTTATTGTGTTATCGCGGTGCCGATAGTGATCCTTGTAGTATACTCAATGATCATCCAAAGACTGAACCATATATACAATGATATCTGCAAGGTGTGAATTCAATAGGAATCACTATGACTGGAGTTGGAGTATGTTAAATGCCGGGAAGATGCGGATTAAGACCCTTATTTTCTTCCAGCTTCTTCCAGCTCTCGAAGCCCTCCTACTTTTTGTTCAATCTCCTCGATCAACTCCTCGCGCCATAGCTCTGCTCTAGCTGATTCTTCAATGTCTTCTTGCTGCATAGCACAAATTTCAGTGAGTAAAAAGGTTCCATTCGGCTCCTCGAGTGAAGGGGACAATGAACCTGTCTAGGTCCGAACATGCCGTAACTTAATACCAAATCTGAGATTGAAGAGGACCACTCTTACTGCAATTGCAGTAATAAAACCCAGGAACCCTCCAAAAGAAAGAGATGCCAATTCTCTCTATCTTCCCTATTGACACTTCACCATACTGGAAATGAATGCTCCTTCACTAACTGGtcatttttggcaaattatGCGAGAGAAACTGATGCTGTACTAGTCTAGGTAAAAGACTGTTCTAATCTGGATTAACCTTCCACCGAAGATGATAATTAACTCTTCAATTGCTATTTGTCCTTCGCACTCCTGATCCGTTGCTATTACCCTCGTAGATTGCAGACATAATGGCCTTTTCCTGATCACTCCAAGCATGTCTAATctaaagttcatttttcagcTTCCACTTGTTCTCAGACTTAGAACATTGGAAAAAAGGAGCAACCTTTTCTGTTACCATGAGAAGTAGGCAAGTGTTGAGctaggaaaaacaagaaagaaagtgaTCAATCGAGATCAGCGGTTGAAGAGTAGCCCACCTTCTCATACATCCAGTGACCAGTACCATCTCCTCCATCTTTCCTGTATTCTTCCGAATCATAGTACGGATCCTAAAGTATTCTCTCGCATATCAGACGTGAACGTCAATACTCACAGTATCAGAAAATCCAAGAAGAGAAGTTCTGCTTATGGAGTATCTTACTTTTGTGGAGCCAAAGAACAAGCATCCCCAACAAGTGAACATGATGTAGAAAGTATCTACAAAATCAACGGCAATAAGGAAGGTACGCAGAGGCAGAGTACCCCATAGCTTCACAGTGACATTAACAATGAGATGAGATTATGCATGAGTTGAACATGAACTCGAATGACCTAGAAACACTCACAAACATTCTTCAGGGCCTTATCACTGAGGTGCCATATTGATTTGTTGCTAATGAATTCCCTCTGGCCTTCAACCTGCTCGACTAAAACCGCCATCAGAGTCCAATCTGGAAAGGCATTCACTTTACACAGAGAGGCCCTTTTGCTCTTCCTCATTTCAAGCTTCAAATGCAAGACCCATAACAACTACTTCAGAACAATGAAGGAATCTCCTAAATCCTGGTCAACCCAGATGGCCAATTTCGCTAAAGTTGCGAACTTCAATCACCGAGAAGCCAAAAACCCATAAAATATCTGAAGAGTTGTCATGAGATTTCCGGATAAGGAAAGTCAGAGAACGTACCAGTCTTGAAGATGGGTTCATGTCCAATCTTCTCTTTGGGACGTGACCGCGAAGGTGCGGCGGTTTGTTGATGGTGAAGCCCCTCATTGCATCCGCCATTTTTGAACTTTCCTTCTTGAATCCGAAAGAGTGAAAACGTATCGTTTCTATGCCCTCTTATCTCAAGCTTTGCACCGCATGATCTCCGGGAGAAAATGGATAAGGAGACCATTTGCGTCCACCCTTCAAAACACCAGCGGCGCGAACGGATATAAAGCTTTTATATTAATGAATACTTTTAATCAGCAGATTGAGACATCAAGGCCTATTAGCTCAGTTGGTTAGAGCGTCGTGCTAATAACGCGAAGGTCGCAGGTTCGAGACCTGCATGGGCCATTTTAGTCCCGTtcttccttttaattttcttcttttttgccccCATTTGTTGCTTTCTACGAGCCAATTTACTACTGTAATTATATCATCTTCGGCTCCAAATTCACATTGAAATGCACACGTACATCTTACGAGCATGAATTTATACAGCCTAGCTTGTTAAGTGACAACGAGTGCACGAGAAAAACTGCCAATTTACATTTTGTTCTTAAgtaagttttcctttttcttcgttGGTAAATTAGCTTCGTTGTAATTAGCTCAAACGTGAAAAATGATGAAGTTTGCTAGCTAGTCCCGACTACAAAGACCACGTTACGCCTGAGAATGCATGCATTCCTTGTCACCCGATCTCCCTAAAATCAGGAAGACCAATATCATTTGGctaataaaaagagaagaagagagcaaGCCATTGAACCCGACATAATTCGCCATATTTTTGCGTTTGGTTCAATCCGGagactataaaaataatgtgaCCCATGTGATATTACTATTGATAATTTAATAATATGAATTAAATGCTAAAATCCATCGATTATGAAATGACGTAATTAAAGTATTTTGATGGAaagcacctttttttttaggtcgaaaaAAGGCACCTCTTGAAGCGGCAACTGTTAATAGATATAAAAGGCCTAATCCTCTCTCCGCCCCCCAATAACGACGTTTTACTAGCAGACATAATGAGGTAGCGGACTGTTGTTTCTCTCTATCAGAAACAACGTAAAAGAACGGAGTGTTAAGAGAGGGAAACCAGTCTTTATCGTCTCCGATTTTCTGCAACGATCGCTTGAAGGCTTCGCTATGGAGAAAGGTATTGTCTTCAATCTTATTATttgtgaaaatcatgaagatcaacgATTTCTCCGCGTAAAATTTACGCTAGACTAGAGTCAATTGGCTGCTGCAACAGAAAGAAGCGAAAGTCGAGGGAAATGGTATAAGCGAGAAGTAACAAGCAGCATAGGAAACTTTAGGAGGGCTCATGGTCCTCGCTCTTGATCTAGTCTTCAAGGGGTGAGGTCTACCGGACATCATCCTAGAATATCACTTTTAAGTAGTTCGAGCAAATTTctgacttcttttctttctgctcTGTTTTCTGTCCCATAACCACTTTCTACTCGAGCTTTGTCCCAGAAATTGCACAGCATATGAAGGTTGCTGTTTCACGGAATCTCATGTCTTCGGACAATTGAAATCCCGTGTCTCTCTGCCTCGAAACCACTCAAAAAACTTCACAAAATGCTGAACTTGTCTGCAACATTGAGAACATCTTGGTAACTTCCACATGTGCAACAAACAGCATCTTACTAGGAACCAATTCCTTATGCTTATTGGGTGACAAGCCACTAACAGAAGATGTTAATTACAATTAGATTTTCCATTGGGGTCAACAAcatcagattaaaaaaaaatgtaggcgGCAGCTGGCTGCTGGGTATGATTATAGaaaaatacatattttttttggggtaaccTTGTTGGAAGGTTCTTGGCCAGCTCATTTCCAGGAATATTCTTTTATCTGGCTGTGAAGCTCTAATTTACTTCCGTTCACACtgcttttttttgtgttgggaTTACGCAATTTTTACAGAGAACAGATCAGTCGCACCAAATCCAGATTTGAATTTTGCTTCATCCGAGGTATGAGCATATGATGTCAGTCGCCAAATTTGTCTTGCATGAGTGTCTGAAGTTGCATTGCTCTCTGCGACCTTCACAATGAAAAAGGGTActgtaaaaatcattttttttttgtggaaaatccGTAATTTTTACAGCAGGGCTTCGGGAATTTGGAAGGGCAACGGTGCAGCAGAGTCTAGTCAAAGTAAGTTCATGGTGCTTTCTTTGTCCATTGAGTGTGAATTGTTTGAGTTGTAACCGGTGAAGACGTTATGGTTTCCTTCGTTCACGACTATTCTCTTAAAGCATTCATTTCATTGACCCACAAGTCTTTTAAGTCTACGTAGCTCAAAGCGACAGAAACGATAAGGCACGTGATGGAAGCTTGAGTGGAAACTACAAggtaattggaaaaaaaaatcagcatgcAAGTCGTGCCATGCCTGTGTGCAGATTATTCAACTCTCTCCACGCATTTTTCACAAGGAATGGTCAAATCCGAACCTCCCACACAACGACCATGTACATCACACCATTAATCACGGGTTTGACTCTTTGACCACACTTTTTGCTAGCCGTACTCGATCTGACAAAAACATGCATGGGAGAGAAAATATCCGGTAGTTGCAAAGCGTCGTGTCAACAATTAACGTGGCGCCTGTTTTTTCTCATGTCCAATAATGTGTTGACACATGTCCGCTGAGTTGGACTAAAGGAATAAtgattcttttctcttttcttcctccttcaccCTCGTCTCTCTCCTAGCTGTCTTCTATGGCAACTGGAATTGCCTTCAAGCTTCGTTTTGGCCGGTTCTTCAAATCTGGCCGTCCGTGGCCATCGTCTCTCACGGCCATGGGTCCAAATGAGCCTTCGTCTTGGCCACTCTTCGGATTTGGTGTCCATGGCCGCCGGCGCCGAATGAGCTGTTGTTGCTCGTGGCCATGGCTTGAGTTGATCTTCGTTTTTCGCAAACTCCTCCATGAGCAGGTAGTCCTTGATCCGCTCCCTCTTTAGCAGCCAAATTTAAGGAGTCAGCCAAGACGGAGCTTGAAAGCGGTGCCCATGGCCATGAAAGACGGCCAGGTGAGATTCGAGggtgaaagaggaagaagagaaaaaaaaatcattaatttttcattccAACTCAACGGACGCATGTCGACATATTATGGGACGTGAGTAAAAAATGCGCGCCACGTAAGCAATTGACGTGTCGTTTTGCAACTACCGAATATTTTCTCCACCGAAAAAGGTTTTCACATTCGGCACTAATTGAGCCAACTCCAAATTGACAATCTAACGTCAAGGAAAAAAGTTAATATAGATAAGATTAAACCATCGACTCAGTCTTTTTAGACTAAACTATTCCAATACAATTTCTACTTTGCGATCGATCCTGCGGATAAAGGCTGTAAAAAATTGCTGGAGCGAACGGTAGATGGCCACTATAAAAAAGGCGGCCAGCCTTGGCAAAGCTTTTCCATCTTCGAATCTAGTTTTGCATGCAATCCCACcgtctctcctctttctttctcttttgctttatAACACCGCGCACACGCTCACACGCACTTTCCGCTTCTTTTGCCATACCATCTTTCACACACAAGGCCATCAATCTCTCCCAAAAACCAGAGCAGAGTTGCTTCCATGGGGATCAAGGGCGTGTTCGATCTCGAGAAGCAGTACGCGTTCTACGGCGCGTACCACCGCCACCGGGTGAACGTCCTGATGCACACCCTCTTCGTGTGGccgctcttcttctccttcctcgtcCTCTTCTACTTCACCCCTCCCATCTGCAGCCTCTTCTTCATCGCCCCTCCCAAGTGCTTCTTGACCAGCCACGGCCTGCTCCTCAACTTCGGCTTCTTCCTCGCACTGTTGTACGCCGTCACCTACGTGTGCCTGGACCGGAAAGCCGGGTCTCTGGCCGCTCTGCTCTGCTTGGCCTGCTGGGTCGGCTCGAGCCTGCTCGCGCAGCAGCTCGGCTTCTCTCTGGCGTGGAAGGTACTGCGACGCTTCTCTTCTCTCCTCCTTGCTCTGCTTGCGTGATTCCCTTGTGGTACTCAGGAAACTCCATCTTGACTTGAGTGCAGTTCTTTCTGGCGTCGCAAGTGATATGTTGGGCCGGTCAGTCCATAGGTCACGGAGTGTTTGAGGTGAGCTGGTAAAAACTCAGTACCTGCCTTCTTGTTCATTGTCTGCAAATTACGTATGTTTTCATCAAATCCATCTGCAGAAACGAGCCCCCTCGGACAACATGGCGCAAGCATTCGTGATGGCTCCTTTCTTCGTACTGCTCGAGGCAAGTTTTTCTCGCTCTTCTCCGAACGCGGCCATCGATTGTTAAGCTCACAGCTCTTAAAAGGGTTTTCGTAAAATTCAACTTGCAGGTTCTGCAGACAACCTGTGGGTACGAGCCATATCCAGGGTTCAACCGAGGCGTGACAGGGAAGATAGAGGCCGAAATCGAGCAGTGGCAGAGCAAGACACCGAGCAAGAAGGCCGCTTAGCCAACGAACGTCAGGTTGGCTTTGTCGGAGGTTGAGTCAACGCCGGTCTTTAAGATTGTATGATTTAGTGTGGTTGGTTTGCATTGAGTAGAGTTTAACTGAGTCTTTGTGCTTTGATTAAGATGGAGTTAGTTGAAATTGCCCTTCAAGTCGCGGTTCTGCAGCTATACCGCCATCCGGGACTATTCTATCATTTCATCGTTAGTTTTAGGACACAGCAAACAGAACAAATGCCATAATATTATCGATTGATGCGTGTGATATGTTCCGAAGATTTGACTGATTGATTATGAGGCAGCAATCGTTCCCAGACCAACCACCATAAGGGTCAACGCCTCCGTCGAAACGAGAATAAATTAATTGCATAAGCCGAGAAAATCAAAACTCGGGGCGATGGAAGTTGTTCGATCTACAGTTTTGCCCCCGGCGACAAGACCACTGTAGGTGGATTGAGAAGTGAGACTTCAAGGTGCCTCGATCGAATGGAAAAACAGCTTAAAGCTTACAACTTCAAAGCATGAGGTCTCATGTTGGATATTTCTTTTACTGCAATTCAGAAGGCCTGTTGCGCTTTGTGTaagaagaaataataatattgaCAATAAATATGACGATGATGTTGGTATTATTACAACTTATGTAGAGAACAAATTGTTATtttgttggatattccaagatCCAAAATCTTTTCAAGAGCAAGAAATTGACTTCCGGATTCAGCAAGAACGCCAAGGCCAACCGGTTCAGATAAAGCAAACGACCACCACTCATCGATTCGACACGTCACACGTATGATTTCCGCTAAATTTCCTTCGACTTATTTTTACGTCGCCTGTCACTTCGCCACCCTTCTCTGAATGATCGGGGcataagagggagagagaagaagagagaaaggtcGAAACTTTCTCTAAGCATCGTAGaccatcgagagagagagagagagagagagagagagatgtcgtcatcttcttcgttgTGTTCTTCGACGACACTCCAGTCTCGGACCAGCGTAAACGGTGAGGGTCTTAAGCTTCAAAGTCCAACTCTTTATCAACCCAGTTCGCTCACCTTCACAAGGTACTCTACTGTTCTTTCGAGTCTTAACTATCAAGAACGGAGATTCATTCTTTTGGGCAGAATCGAGAGTCAAGATGGATGTATAATTTGCCAAATGGGATTATTCTTAAGGACTGTTCGAGCGGGAATTACATGTTCAAGAATACTCTCTCCACCTTTTTACTCCTTAAGCAGAAATCTCGAAATTACGCAACTTTCTTCACATTTCGGTAAAGAATTTATGATAATTTGTGGTTGcttttgctttgtttctttctgATAACCAACAGAAGGGGACTTTGACTAATTTCGCAGTATGGTAACAGAGATTGGCATTGGCTAGTGACTTATGTCGTGCTTGTTGATGTGCCTACATCGCTATCATTTTGTTTTCTGGAATTTGATTTAACATTGTCGCCGAAATGAATCCATAGATACATATGCGCTTTCCACATTCTTGGGGCTGCAGGTTTTAAAGGTTGTGTGCTTCTGGGGGCTTCATTCATGCTTCTCATGGGCTGATGTCTTTTGCCACTCTCTGTCATATATGTAGGAGAAGGGTCCAAACTGTCGTGAAGGCGACCGCACGAGTAGATAAATTCTCGAAAAGCGACATCATCGTCTCTCCATCTATCCTCTCAGCAAATTTCGCTAAACTAGGAGAACAGGTTCTCCTTTTATCCTGAGATTCTTATAACAGACACATCCATTACTGAGTTACAGCAGTAGTCTACTGCATATGAGTGGAGATAGCATgatatattttcctattttggcGGCTAAAAGATCATCTTTCCGGCATTTTTTAGGactaggaaatttttttgatttgctGAGGTTGTGCAATTCTATCTTTTCATGCGACGGTGTTTGGATCCTTGTTTTGTCTAGGTAAAAGCAGTGGATGTGGCGGGTTGCGACTGGATCCATGTCGATGTCATGGATGGTCGTTTTGTTCCGAACATTACCATTGGGCCTCTTGTCGTAGATGCCTTGCGCTCTGTGACAGATCTTCCTCTAGATGTGCATTTGGTATCCTCCCTAATTGGTTGAGAACTCTTCCAAAACCGAAACTAAAACAGGAATAGGAAGTGAATGCTAATCAGACCATTGTTGCAGATGATCGTAGAACCTGAACGGCGGGTACCAGATTTCATCAAGGCTGGAGCGGACATAGTTAGTGTCCATTGTGAGCAATCAGCCACCATACACTTGCATCGCACACTTGATCAAGTGAGAACTTCATCTTATCATGTTAGCACATCTTGTGCAGATGGAAATTGATCTGATTGAAAGAATAATCGTGCTTTGAGTAATCTGCATAAATGGTGCCCATAAAATTTCATTGGCGCTCTCTAGTCCCTATCTCCTCTCTGAGCTCCTTTTTCGATAATTCAGATCAAAAGTCTAGGTGCGAAAGCTGGAGTTGTTCTAAACCCTGCCACGCCACTAACCGCTGTAGACTCTGTCCTCGATGGTGAGTTTACTGTTTACTTTTTCCCGTTCTTTATTGTTTACCTTTGCCTCGATATCTGGAGGTGAAAATTCAAAGTAACTTCTTCGTCTCAAGAGATCATGATTATCACGTTTTGATGCATGTCCAGATCCTTTCTTCACTTTTGTGATTTCCGAATGAAACCAAACAGAAGTTGTATAGTCAACATCAGAAGAAGCCTTAGGTGGGATTAAGAAAATTCTAGTTATCGAAATCGTTGATTGCTAAATACCACTAGACAATATCAGATGCTACATAAAGTCCTATAGACAGTAAAGCGTCATCCTAATGCGACAGtttcatttggaaaagaagTGGTAAGCGTCATCCTAATGTGACAGTTTCATTTGGAAAAAATCTAAAGGGCATTTTTCATATGGTAATTTGGCTTCAAAAGACTATCTAGACAATAATAACTCGAGATTGACAGATTGCTTTCTATTATGTTCATATTCTAGAGGATAACACTGACAGAAACATTGTAACAATGCCCGGAAGATTGCAAAGCCTAACTTGACGAGGCACATCTCTCTGTGAAACAGTCGTTGACCTAGTCTTGATCATGTCGGTGAACCCTGGCTTTGGTGGGCAGAGTTTCATTGAGAGCCAAGTAAAGAAAATCTCCGACTTGAGGAGACTCTGCCTAGAGAAGGTGTCGCACAGGGTCACAGTTCTTTTTGTGAGTTTTTATCGACTGATCGTCATTTGGTTGATGATAATCTTGACCTATGCTCTCTAACAGGGCGTTAATCCCTGGATCGAAGTAGATGGCGGAGTTGGCCCATCAAATGCATATAAGGTGCTCCTACTGAACTTCGATCCTTTTCAGAACGTGCTATATCAAGTTTTCATTCGAATGGTCATTGACAAGGGCCATCGCCTGAAACATATTGAGGATAACTCATGCCAATGGTCTGGGATTTAGCATTCAAAGTTGCAATGTAATTAGTTCATACCATCACAGATGATTCCCTAATTTTATGTTGGACATTTATATAGTGAGTGTTTGATAAAGGAAAGTAGTCAGGTTAGTACAACAGTTTCTTAACTAAACCGAGTGTCCCCAAATCTTACTGTGAGAAATGATATATTCAGACGATCACTGCGCGATTTTACAGGCTGCCTCTTTCTTGTTTCCCCTAGAATAAATTTTGCAAACTCAGTATATTTGCTCTCTCGGCTGGTAGGTTATTGAAGCAGGAGCTAATGCCATCGTTGCCGGTTCAGCTGTCTTTAAAGCTAAAGATTATGCTGAAGGTTGGAACCTCAGACGTCTTCCTCAATGGAAATTTGTGTGTTCGTCTGCCTGTATTTTTGCTTCAACTACTTCGTCTAATCTGAcggtttgaaatgaatttctcacAGCTATTAGAGGGATCAAAACTAGCAAGAGACCTGCAGCTGTTGCCGTCTGAAGAGACATTGATGAGATCTAAAGCAGATTATGGAACCGAAGCATTTCAGCTAGTGTATGCCACATTCCATCCCATCTGTTTACCGACTCGATCTCATGATGATCTCTGAAACTGTTTAACGTTGGTATCTTCTAAGAGAAAGTACTTAATGTATGATCGCCTGGGATTCGCTTTCTTTGATTGATATAACTAAATGGACGTTCTGAATCTCCTACCTGTTTTGTTTCCCCATCTCAGTCTGCTATAGTAATGCCCAGCTCAGGTTTTCATTGCAATCTACCCTGCATTGATCTTGATTCTTACGTAATTTCCTCTTATCTTATGTACCCATTTTCTGCCACATTTCTAGGTTTGTGATCATCCCCAAGTTCTCTAAGCCCCTTTTTGAACACAATACTGGTCACAAACGTCAAACagtacaatttttctttttttaaagtctATTGGCCTTATGCAATGCAAAACATAGTATGCTGCAATTAACTTGATCGCGAAACACAACTTACTATTTCCATTTGTATGTACTGAGCAAAAGTCGGAAGCCCATTGAACATGACCTTTCAACTTCTCGAGTCTATACAAAGAGATGGAGGGATTTACAATTATCCTGCTAGAAATGCTATATCGTCTCTATAAATCCTCCGTCACGCAAGAGCTACCGTGACCGTGATGGAGCAGCCGCACCACAGGATCACAAGGGCAGCGCTGCATGAGAGCGCTCATGAAAAATGGTCAGCTTTACCTCGGCAAAGGCCTCAGGCCTCCACGAGTGCCTTAATTAGAGCACAATGAGCAGGGAACGTGTTAAAAGCTATGTCCTCCGATCCAAAGTTTACATCCTCTACGAGATGCAAAGAGCTTTACACTTGACATGCTGTCTGCAAACAGGGCATGAACCGCACCTAAGGAGCCACTTATCAACACATGTCAAGTGAAACACATGGTGGCAAAGGGGTAAGCTCCTTACAGTTTCTCCGACTTCGATATCCTGATGGTAAGACACGAGCAATAACTGCGCATTAAATAGTGACAATGCGCGCAATGATCAACCGTATAATATGTACCTTACGAGAAACTAACCTGCAAACAAATTGCACAGCAAATGCTCTGCATTGCCTTCATGTCTTCCATGATGACCTCAGACGGCAGTCTCTTCAGAGCATCTTGTGACAATCCTCTGGATACTAACTCATCATATACATCAGGAATTTCAATGAACCTCCAACTATCATCATCTACCTGTTCACTCCAACAAAACGAGTTCACAAGTTTAACCTCCATCATATGCATTAGTTAAGCCACAAGCTCCCAAACATCGGCAGGAATAAGGCTTTTTTATCATAAGCGCTGTCATATACGGATGGAATGAGGTCGCAAAATCTGAACTGTAACTTTTATAGCCGAAACAATAAGCACTCA
Protein-coding sequences here:
- the LOC115734945 gene encoding photosynthetic NDH subunit of subcomplex B 4, chloroplastic; the encoded protein is MADAMRGFTINKPPHLRGHVPKRRLDMNPSSRLLEMRKSKRASLCKVNAFPDWTLMAVLVEQVEGQREFISNKSIWHLSDKALKNVYTFYIMFTCWGCLFFGSTKDPYYDSEEYRKDGGDGTGHWMYEKQEDIEESARAELWREELIEEIEQKVGGLRELEEAGRK
- the LOC115734941 gene encoding 2-hydroxy-palmitic acid dioxygenase MPO1-like, producing the protein MGIKGVFDLEKQYAFYGAYHRHRVNVLMHTLFVWPLFFSFLVLFYFTPPICSLFFIAPPKCFLTSHGLLLNFGFFLALLYAVTYVCLDRKAGSLAALLCLACWVGSSLLAQQLGFSLAWKFFLASQVICWAGQSIGHGVFEKRAPSDNMAQAFVMAPFFVLLEVLQTTCGYEPYPGFNRGVTGKIEAEIEQWQSKTPSKKAA
- the LOC115734933 gene encoding ribulose-phosphate 3-epimerase, chloroplastic isoform X1 yields the protein MSSSSSLCSSTTLQSRTSVNGEGLKLQSPTLYQPSSLTFTRRRVQTVVKATARVDKFSKSDIIVSPSILSANFAKLGEQVKAVDVAGCDWIHVDVMDGRFVPNITIGPLVVDALRSVTDLPLDVHLMIVEPERRVPDFIKAGADIVSVHCEQSATIHLHRTLDQIKSLGAKAGVVLNPATPLTAVDSVLDVVDLVLIMSVNPGFGGQSFIESQVKKISDLRRLCLEKGVNPWIEVDGGVGPSNAYKVIEAGANAIVAGSAVFKAKDYAEAIRGIKTSKRPAAVAV
- the LOC115734933 gene encoding ribulose-phosphate 3-epimerase, chloroplastic isoform X2; amino-acid sequence: MDGRFVPNITIGPLVVDALRSVTDLPLDVHLMIVEPERRVPDFIKAGADIVSVHCEQSATIHLHRTLDQIKSLGAKAGVVLNPATPLTAVDSVLDVVDLVLIMSVNPGFGGQSFIESQVKKISDLRRLCLEKGVNPWIEVDGGVGPSNAYKVIEAGANAIVAGSAVFKAKDYAEAIRGIKTSKRPAAVAV